The following proteins are encoded in a genomic region of Gemmatimonadota bacterium:
- the pstA gene encoding phosphate ABC transporter permease PstA: protein MKNFWKTGVPFIWLTGSALALCLLMITGLIALVMYNGTGFFWPSDIEAVILKDGRRAMGQRWDKQEIPVSHRTGSGQFRIQLKVGNRDVYGSDFQWIDESDIQSTDYPVDAVVFERREWGNFYGFIEALYEGETQMTNTWDVLQAQLDNTRERHEQIRRIEKDAIGDLNRQIESLRLKKREIELGGGNADEVDAIDRESRTYWEAYEQLADQLAQLRAANEIYRIDVRLIGGEVRQIATADIVRAYRPNRLGILGKMSVYFERVGEFLFAEPRESNTEGGVFPAIFGTVMMVFLMSLAAVPFGILAALYLREYARQGILVRVIRIAVNNLAGVPSIVFGMFGLGFFVYGIGGSIDQLFFPEALPTPTFGTGGILWASLTLALLTVPVMIVSAEEALSAVPSDVRAGSLALGATKLQTILRVVLPGALPGILTGIILVIARGAGEVAPLMITGVVKLAPALPVDGVWPFFHLERKFMHLGFHIYDVGFQSPNVEAARPMVYTTTLLLMGIVLALNLVAILVRNRLRKRVGGATF from the coding sequence GTGAAAAATTTTTGGAAAACAGGTGTGCCATTTATCTGGTTGACCGGCAGCGCGCTGGCACTTTGTTTGCTCATGATTACAGGGCTGATCGCGCTGGTTATGTACAATGGCACTGGATTTTTTTGGCCCTCGGATATCGAAGCAGTGATACTCAAAGATGGTCGGAGGGCGATGGGGCAGCGGTGGGACAAACAGGAAATTCCCGTGTCGCACCGAACGGGGTCCGGGCAATTTCGCATTCAGCTCAAAGTGGGCAATCGCGATGTGTATGGCAGCGATTTTCAATGGATAGATGAATCGGATATTCAATCGACGGATTATCCCGTAGATGCGGTGGTTTTTGAACGGCGCGAGTGGGGCAATTTTTACGGGTTTATCGAAGCGCTGTACGAAGGTGAAACCCAGATGACGAATACATGGGATGTGCTGCAAGCACAATTGGATAATACCCGGGAACGACACGAACAGATTCGGCGAATTGAAAAAGATGCGATTGGCGACTTAAATCGGCAAATTGAAAGCCTGCGACTAAAAAAACGCGAGATAGAATTGGGTGGTGGAAATGCCGATGAAGTGGATGCGATTGATCGAGAGAGCAGAACCTATTGGGAAGCTTATGAACAATTGGCTGACCAACTGGCGCAATTGCGTGCAGCCAACGAGATCTACCGCATAGATGTGCGGTTAATTGGCGGCGAGGTGCGGCAGATTGCCACGGCCGATATCGTGCGTGCTTATCGTCCCAACCGACTGGGGATTTTGGGAAAAATGAGCGTTTATTTTGAACGCGTTGGGGAATTTTTATTTGCTGAACCCCGTGAGTCCAATACAGAAGGCGGGGTATTTCCCGCGATCTTTGGCACTGTTATGATGGTTTTTTTGATGAGTTTGGCGGCTGTGCCATTTGGTATCTTGGCCGCGCTCTATTTGCGCGAATACGCCAGGCAAGGTATTTTAGTTAGAGTGATTCGCATTGCGGTTAATAATCTGGCGGGTGTACCTTCTATTGTTTTTGGGATGTTTGGACTGGGATTTTTTGTTTATGGCATTGGCGGAAGTATCGATCAACTCTTTTTTCCCGAGGCGTTGCCCACGCCTACATTTGGTACTGGCGGCATTTTGTGGGCGTCGTTGACCCTGGCATTGCTGACAGTGCCGGTGATGATCGTTTCAGCCGAAGAAGCGCTTTCTGCCGTGCCGAGTGATGTGCGTGCCGGGTCGCTGGCTCTGGGGGCGACCAAATTGCAGACTATTTTGCGCGTGGTTTTGCCCGGCGCGTTGCCGGGTATTCTCACGGGCATTATTCTCGTGATTGCACGCGGTGCTGGCGAGGTGGCTCCGCTGATGATTACTGGCGTTGTGAAATTGGCTCCTGCATTGCCCGTGGATGGTGTCTGGCCCTTTTTTCACCTGGAACGCAAGTTTATGCATCTGGGGTTTCACATTTACGATGTGGGTTTCCAGTCGCCCAATGTCGAGGCGGCTCGTCCCATGGTATATACGACGACTTTATTGCTGATGGGAATTGTACTGGCTCTGAATCTGGTGGCGATTCTGGTTCGCAATCGGCTTCGCAAGCGCGTTGGTGGTGCGACGTTCTAA
- a CDS encoding PstS family phosphate ABC transporter substrate-binding protein gives MTRFICMIACVAVLTQAAAQAQQDSPVPAYQKVSGISGSANSIGSDTMNNLMTLWLEGFRKYYPSVTIQVEGKGSSTAPPALIEGTAQFGPMSRPMKASEIDKFEKHFGYPPTLLRASLDALAVFVNKDNPIKGLTLQQVDAIFSKTRRGEYRENVTRWGQLGLGDDWKNAAFSLYGRNSASGTYGFFKDHALFKGDFRDEVKEQPGSASVVQGVAEDRYSIGYSGIGYKTSGVRVVPLALETGEPFREGTIENVIDGSYPLGRFLYLYINKAPNKPLDPLVREFCKFIFSKEGQEIVVKDGYMPVPYQVVKEELEKLQFPTLTP, from the coding sequence ATGACCAGATTTATTTGTATGATCGCATGTGTGGCTGTTTTGACACAGGCTGCGGCTCAGGCGCAGCAAGATTCGCCTGTTCCCGCGTATCAAAAGGTGAGTGGGATTTCCGGAAGTGCCAACAGCATTGGATCAGATACGATGAATAATTTGATGACGCTGTGGCTGGAGGGGTTTCGCAAGTACTATCCCAGTGTAACTATTCAGGTCGAGGGCAAGGGATCGAGCACTGCACCGCCCGCGTTGATTGAGGGGACTGCACAATTCGGCCCTATGTCGCGTCCGATGAAGGCTTCGGAAATTGACAAATTTGAAAAGCATTTTGGATATCCACCAACATTGTTGCGCGCCTCGCTGGATGCACTGGCTGTTTTTGTCAATAAAGACAATCCCATAAAAGGGTTGACTTTGCAGCAGGTAGATGCGATTTTTTCCAAGACGCGACGCGGTGAGTACAGGGAAAATGTTACGAGATGGGGGCAGTTGGGTTTGGGAGACGATTGGAAAAATGCCGCATTTAGCCTGTACGGGCGCAATTCCGCGTCGGGCACTTATGGGTTCTTCAAAGATCACGCGTTGTTTAAGGGCGATTTTAGAGATGAAGTAAAAGAGCAGCCCGGGTCTGCTTCGGTTGTGCAGGGCGTGGCCGAAGACAGGTACAGTATTGGTTATAGTGGCATTGGTTACAAGACCTCTGGCGTGCGTGTCGTACCTCTGGCGCTGGAAACTGGCGAACCCTTCAGAGAAGGCACGATAGAAAATGTGATAGATGGATCTTATCCTCTGGGGCGTTTTTTGTATTTGTACATCAACAAGGCACCCAATAAACCTCTCGATCCGCTCGTGAGAGAATTTTGTAAATTCATTTTCTCCAAAGAAGGGCAAGAGATTGTCGTTAAAGATGGCTATATGCCCGTGCCCTATCAGGTGGTTAAAGAGGAACTCGAGAAGTTACAATTCCCCACCCTAACCCCCTGA
- a CDS encoding XdhC family protein — protein sequence MAGRDVFQEALTLISQGEKAALSTIVSSKGSLPMSKKAKMLVRPDGVIIGTVGGGCLEADVWAEARHVMETEAPTLQKFILTEKHAGENGLNCGGNVEIFTEPLLPGRADDMLDEIARVRKVRGSAVLATLVSGGDQVGAKLLVHPDGRTVGRLGHALAEACVREEVAAFEAIPESLLKVIKIGSESVVVFLESICPEPTLFLFGGGHVSFAIAQIAHSVGFRIVVIDDRPMFANKERFPMASETLTLEMETAFDHIVVDDLSYVVAVTRGHQHDKPVIEQAINTQAAYVGMIGSRRKIALMWKEFEAKGIPREKLDAVHAPIGLDIGADTPEEIAVSIVSELIQVRRSQGKPIHQGMSLSSV from the coding sequence ATGGCTGGTCGTGATGTTTTTCAAGAGGCGTTGACCCTGATTTCTCAGGGGGAAAAGGCAGCCTTATCGACGATTGTGTCGAGCAAGGGGTCTTTGCCGATGAGTAAAAAGGCCAAGATGCTCGTGCGTCCCGATGGCGTGATTATAGGTACGGTGGGCGGTGGTTGTTTGGAAGCCGATGTATGGGCCGAAGCCCGTCATGTGATGGAAACCGAAGCACCGACGTTGCAGAAGTTTATTTTGACGGAAAAACACGCGGGTGAAAATGGCCTCAATTGCGGCGGCAATGTCGAGATTTTTACCGAGCCTCTGTTGCCCGGTCGTGCAGATGACATGCTCGACGAGATTGCTCGGGTTCGCAAAGTGCGCGGTTCGGCTGTGTTGGCAACGCTGGTTTCGGGCGGCGATCAGGTGGGCGCGAAGTTATTGGTGCATCCCGATGGCAGAACAGTGGGGCGTCTGGGCCATGCCCTTGCCGAAGCCTGTGTGCGCGAAGAGGTGGCGGCTTTTGAGGCGATTCCGGAGAGTTTGCTCAAGGTTATAAAAATCGGTTCAGAATCCGTTGTGGTCTTTTTGGAATCTATTTGCCCCGAGCCCACGCTGTTTTTGTTTGGCGGGGGGCACGTTTCTTTTGCCATTGCACAGATCGCGCATTCGGTCGGGTTTCGGATTGTGGTTATTGACGATCGGCCCATGTTTGCCAATAAAGAGCGGTTTCCCATGGCGAGTGAAACGCTGACGCTGGAGATGGAGACGGCTTTTGATCATATAGTTGTTGACGATTTGTCTTATGTGGTGGCGGTGACGCGGGGACACCAGCACGACAAGCCGGTTATTGAGCAGGCGATTAATACCCAGGCGGCGTATGTTGGCATGATTGGCAGCCGCCGGAAGATTGCGTTGATGTGGAAAGAGTTTGAGGCCAAAGGCATTCCGAGAGAAAAATTGGATGCGGTTCACGCGCCGATTGGATTGGATATCGGCGCAGATACGCCCGAAGAAATCGCCGTGAGTATTGTTTCTGAACTTATACAGGTGCGCCGATCACAGGGAAAGCCCATTCATCAGGGTATGTCGCTGTCATCGGTGTGA
- the phoU gene encoding phosphate signaling complex protein PhoU, whose product MERNLDQHLDHLKGELLKMGSAVEESIEQAVQSLVERDNHLVDVVEEGGHHIDTWEVAIEEECLKLLAVQQPVAGDLRLVAGIMKINYDLERINDQAVNIAQRARLLNQMPQLKPLIDIPRMAELARGMVKDALDAFVNRDVELANKVRRTDDILDALRDQIFRELLTYLNTGMPSTVDQGILLILVSRHLERIGDHSSNIAENAVYLVQGRIVRHKKEELREEE is encoded by the coding sequence ATGGAGCGTAATCTTGACCAGCATCTCGACCATCTCAAAGGTGAGCTGTTAAAGATGGGCAGTGCGGTGGAAGAGTCTATTGAACAGGCAGTACAATCGCTTGTAGAACGCGATAACCACCTCGTCGATGTGGTTGAGGAGGGAGGTCATCACATCGATACCTGGGAAGTAGCGATAGAAGAAGAGTGTTTGAAGTTGCTGGCTGTGCAGCAACCTGTGGCTGGCGATTTGCGCCTGGTGGCGGGTATTATGAAGATCAATTACGATCTCGAGCGCATCAATGATCAGGCGGTGAATATCGCGCAGCGCGCCCGCTTGCTCAATCAGATGCCGCAATTGAAACCGCTGATCGATATTCCGCGGATGGCCGAGTTGGCACGGGGCATGGTCAAGGATGCACTGGATGCTTTTGTCAATCGCGATGTGGAATTGGCCAATAAGGTGCGCAGAACTGACGATATTCTGGATGCCTTGCGCGATCAAATTTTCCGCGAGTTGTTGACGTACTTAAACACGGGCATGCCCTCGACTGTGGATCAGGGAATTTTACTCATTCTCGTGTCCCGGCATTTGGAGCGCATAGGCGATCATTCATCCAATATTGCCGAAAATGCCGTCTATCTCGTTCAGGGACGCATTGTGAGACATAAGAAGGAGGAATTACGGGAAGAAGAGTAA
- a CDS encoding VWA domain-containing protein: MPRTMLGRVVGFSRALHSAGVEVNAGNLIDLCDSFQYISLHNRSDFYAAARATLVSRYDDLETFDEVFRAFWARPILPDDMTLTDTDAGGDPDLDVQADVNEVVDTADLQEEAEGEGESEEVGYSPDEALMGKDLAAMSDREIEQARKVIHEIVNIIANRRSRRRVPENRGAELDFRRTWRRNALYGSDGVELMMKRRRIKKTKLMLLCDVSGSMDCYSRFLIRFIYALKREIRDVEVGVFSTRMTAISRLLKTKGIEESLVEVADTVHDWAGGTDIGGCLREFNDQFARDMLHSRTVMIIVSDGWDRGDPDLMRQEMARLRKRVHKLMWLNPLLGTPGYQPLCLGMKTALPYLDYFLPAHNLESLIQLARTLRSVWK; this comes from the coding sequence ATGCCAAGGACCATGCTGGGACGAGTCGTCGGTTTTTCAAGGGCTTTGCACAGTGCAGGTGTTGAAGTCAATGCGGGCAATCTCATTGATTTGTGCGATAGTTTTCAATATATCAGCCTGCACAATCGGAGCGATTTTTACGCTGCTGCGCGTGCGACACTGGTGTCGCGCTACGACGATCTGGAGACTTTTGACGAGGTTTTCAGGGCTTTCTGGGCGCGGCCGATTTTGCCCGACGATATGACGCTGACCGATACGGATGCCGGCGGAGATCCCGACCTCGATGTTCAGGCAGATGTCAATGAGGTGGTGGATACTGCAGATTTGCAGGAAGAGGCCGAGGGGGAGGGCGAATCCGAGGAAGTCGGGTATAGTCCCGATGAGGCTTTGATGGGAAAAGATTTGGCCGCAATGTCCGATCGCGAAATTGAGCAGGCCCGAAAGGTGATCCACGAAATTGTGAATATCATTGCCAATCGCCGCAGTCGCAGGCGCGTACCCGAGAATCGGGGGGCTGAACTGGATTTCAGGCGTACATGGCGACGCAATGCGTTATATGGTTCTGATGGTGTGGAATTGATGATGAAGCGGCGGCGCATCAAAAAGACCAAGCTGATGTTGTTGTGTGATGTGAGCGGCTCTATGGATTGTTATAGCCGTTTTTTGATTCGCTTTATCTACGCGCTCAAGCGCGAAATCCGAGATGTGGAAGTCGGGGTGTTTTCCACGCGGATGACCGCGATTTCGCGTTTGCTGAAAACAAAAGGTATTGAAGAATCGCTCGTGGAAGTGGCTGATACAGTACACGACTGGGCGGGTGGCACAGATATTGGCGGGTGTTTGCGCGAGTTTAACGACCAGTTTGCACGCGATATGTTGCACTCGCGCACTGTGATGATTATTGTGAGCGATGGTTGGGACCGGGGCGATCCCGATTTGATGCGGCAAGAGATGGCGCGATTGCGAAAGCGCGTGCATAAGTTGATGTGGCTCAACCCGCTTTTGGGTACGCCGGGATATCAGCCCCTGTGTTTGGGGATGAAGACAGCACTTCCATATCTGGATTATTTTTTGCCCGCACACAATCTGGAGAGTTTGATTCAACTTGCCCGCACACTGCGGTCTGTTTGGAAGTAG
- a CDS encoding NUDIX domain-containing protein — protein sequence MPNCIKSEARFCERCGTLLVVKAVEDRERPCCPSCGFVAYLDPKVAAGVIVTLDGGVVLLKRNIDPGFGKWVFPGGYVDAGEPTDVAAVRETREEVGLEVEIGELLGVLSYEGERVVLIVYTGRVVGGKLEGNFESQAVATFAPRDIPWNDLAFDTTREALQIWVAQYGEMYEKERLLC from the coding sequence TTGCCCAATTGCATAAAATCCGAAGCCCGATTTTGCGAGCGCTGTGGGACTTTGCTGGTTGTAAAAGCAGTTGAAGATCGGGAGAGGCCTTGTTGTCCGTCGTGTGGATTTGTGGCCTATCTTGACCCCAAGGTAGCAGCCGGGGTTATTGTAACCCTCGATGGTGGCGTTGTCCTGCTCAAGCGCAATATTGATCCCGGGTTTGGCAAGTGGGTGTTCCCCGGCGGATATGTGGATGCAGGCGAGCCAACCGATGTCGCGGCTGTGCGCGAAACCCGCGAGGAAGTGGGGTTAGAGGTTGAGATCGGCGAGTTGCTCGGCGTGTTGTCTTATGAAGGGGAACGGGTGGTGCTGATTGTTTATACTGGACGGGTTGTGGGCGGAAAGTTGGAAGGCAATTTTGAATCGCAAGCTGTGGCTACATTTGCCCCTCGGGATATTCCCTGGAATGATCTGGCTTTTGACACGACCAGAGAGGCATTGCAAATTTGGGTGGCGCAGTATGGCGAAATGTATGAAAAAGAAAGGTTATTATGCTGA
- a CDS encoding MoxR family ATPase: protein MLNSIEDVEERFAEQGYITDRTLATTIFLAQSLGKPIFLEGEPGVGKTEVAKVMAGIFDTELIRLQCYEGIDANTALYEWNYPRQMLELRLEEARGIDKAEIGQNIFREDFLLKRPLLSALEGSAKKQQVLLIDEVDRSDEEFEAFLLEVLSDFQITIPEIGAIRAMQVPFVVLTSNRTRELHDALKRRCLYLWIDYPTFSKEMDIVRSRVSGVQDELAQQVCGFMQLLRNRDFYKKPGVAETIDWALALMAMQVEELDPQTVDATLGCVLKYKEDIEKIQEDGLPQLIEKARLLKERTQVAV, encoded by the coding sequence ATGCTGAATTCTATTGAAGATGTTGAAGAGCGGTTTGCCGAGCAGGGGTATATCACGGACCGCACATTGGCAACGACGATTTTTTTGGCGCAGTCGCTTGGCAAACCAATTTTTCTGGAGGGGGAACCAGGCGTTGGAAAGACGGAAGTAGCCAAAGTTATGGCCGGTATTTTTGATACCGAGTTGATTCGATTGCAGTGCTATGAAGGCATTGATGCCAATACGGCATTGTACGAATGGAATTATCCGCGCCAGATGCTGGAGTTGAGGCTTGAAGAAGCGCGAGGAATCGACAAGGCCGAAATTGGTCAAAATATTTTCCGCGAAGATTTTTTGCTCAAGCGCCCCCTTTTGTCGGCTCTTGAGGGTAGCGCAAAAAAGCAGCAGGTGTTGTTGATTGACGAGGTGGATCGGTCGGATGAAGAGTTTGAAGCGTTTTTGCTCGAAGTTTTGTCGGATTTTCAGATTACAATTCCCGAGATTGGGGCGATAAGAGCGATGCAGGTGCCGTTTGTCGTGCTTACGTCCAACCGCACGCGCGAGTTGCACGACGCGCTGAAGCGCCGGTGTTTGTATTTGTGGATTGACTATCCCACGTTTAGCAAAGAAATGGATATTGTGCGGTCGCGTGTGTCGGGTGTGCAGGACGAATTGGCACAACAGGTTTGCGGGTTTATGCAATTGTTGCGCAATCGCGATTTTTACAAAAAACCCGGTGTTGCTGAAACGATTGATTGGGCACTGGCCCTGATGGCTATGCAAGTTGAAGAATTGGACCCGCAGACAGTGGATGCGACATTGGGATGTGTTTTGAAGTATAAAGAAGATATCGAAAAAATTCAGGAAGATGGCCTGCCACAACTGATTGAGAAGGCCCGGTTGTTAAAAGAGCGCACACAAGTTGCCGTTTAG
- a CDS encoding ABC transporter permease subunit yields MVLPLEPLSKRQLPGITPKAHLMDRVGRWIITAGGIGVILSVLGIFLFVLMESYPLFLKPSASRAHTFDFSHRQPVLCTGVDPYQAVMFVVHEAGIDFVDMTTKSVTESVSIPELQGRRIRSAYRALDNTHVGLGLDDGTMLGCRVNFAVDYDAEGKQIVTPSFSVESSMDLTNEALVHLVFRHDGKYRGTVIGIADSGQLVLGISEKQRGLLGGGKTTIRTYDLTDEIKGRARVGAVAKSGRYVLVGTDRGEVFRWEIGRASSNPRLLDYFRVSDQEVSALDFVLGDVSLVVGDVGGRVSVWMPVRTSEDDNKRVFKKIHTLQSHPMAVTALASSARDKQFLSGDVSGMVALHHMTSEQTFFQLPGDDSIQSLSFAPKANGFLTVSKSGQVTDFGLQNPHPEVTLQTLFGKVWYEGYTEPQYVWQSTGGSDDFEPKLSIVPLIFGTFKGTLYAMLFALPLSVLAAIYTSEFASPGVRSVVKPVVELMASLPSVILGFLAGLWLAPLLETRIVGALLLLPCVPIVVVICAWGWGQVSEDLVRRVPDHWILTLLAGIALFALYLSFALGPVAESLLFGGNFQGWLLGTTGTRYDQRNCLVVGFAMGFAVVPIIYTICEDALSSVPQHLRAGSLALGATPWQTAIRVVLPTASPGIFSATMIGFGRAVGETMIVLMATGNTPILDWTIFNGMRTMSANIAVEIPEAPHEGTLYRVLFLTGVLLAAITFLVNTLAEVVRQRLREKYSRI; encoded by the coding sequence ATGGTACTTCCATTAGAACCGCTATCAAAGCGACAATTGCCGGGCATCACGCCAAAGGCACATCTGATGGACCGCGTTGGGCGGTGGATAATCACTGCTGGCGGCATCGGGGTGATCCTGTCGGTGCTGGGCATTTTTCTTTTTGTGTTGATGGAGTCCTATCCCCTGTTTTTGAAGCCGAGCGCGTCCAGGGCACATACCTTTGATTTTTCGCACCGTCAGCCCGTCCTGTGTACGGGGGTTGATCCCTATCAGGCGGTGATGTTTGTCGTGCATGAAGCGGGGATTGATTTTGTGGATATGACCACAAAGTCGGTGACAGAGTCTGTGTCTATTCCCGAACTACAGGGACGGCGTATTCGGTCGGCTTATCGCGCTCTGGATAATACGCATGTTGGTCTGGGTCTGGACGACGGTACAATGCTGGGTTGCCGCGTGAATTTTGCCGTGGATTACGATGCGGAGGGAAAGCAGATTGTGACGCCGTCTTTTTCTGTTGAGTCGTCGATGGATCTGACTAATGAGGCTCTTGTGCATCTCGTATTTCGGCACGATGGAAAATATCGAGGTACAGTAATTGGCATTGCGGATTCCGGGCAACTCGTTTTGGGGATTTCCGAAAAACAGCGGGGTCTTTTGGGCGGTGGCAAAACCACGATTCGCACATACGATTTGACCGATGAGATTAAAGGGCGCGCCAGAGTGGGTGCTGTGGCAAAATCGGGACGCTATGTTCTGGTGGGCACAGACCGCGGTGAAGTATTTCGATGGGAAATTGGACGGGCGAGTTCCAATCCCAGGCTGTTGGATTATTTCCGGGTTTCCGATCAGGAGGTGTCTGCGCTGGATTTTGTGCTGGGTGATGTGTCGCTCGTCGTGGGCGATGTGGGTGGTCGCGTGTCTGTCTGGATGCCCGTCAGAACGAGCGAGGACGACAATAAAAGGGTGTTCAAAAAGATCCACACTTTGCAGTCTCATCCGATGGCGGTGACTGCACTGGCGTCGTCTGCTCGCGACAAACAATTTTTATCGGGCGATGTATCGGGGATGGTTGCGTTGCATCACATGACATCGGAACAAACATTTTTCCAATTGCCCGGTGATGATTCCATTCAATCCCTGTCTTTTGCGCCAAAAGCAAATGGCTTTTTGACTGTGAGTAAGTCTGGGCAGGTGACGGATTTTGGTCTTCAAAATCCACATCCCGAAGTGACGTTACAAACGCTTTTTGGCAAAGTGTGGTACGAGGGATATACGGAGCCTCAATACGTGTGGCAATCCACGGGTGGATCGGATGATTTTGAACCCAAGTTGAGTATTGTACCTTTGATATTTGGCACCTTTAAGGGTACGCTTTACGCGATGTTATTCGCGCTGCCTCTATCTGTTCTGGCAGCGATTTATACATCGGAATTTGCCTCTCCCGGTGTGCGTAGTGTGGTCAAACCCGTAGTGGAATTGATGGCTTCGCTTCCCAGTGTGATTTTGGGCTTTTTAGCTGGTTTGTGGTTGGCTCCGCTGCTGGAGACGAGGATCGTCGGTGCATTGCTGTTGTTGCCCTGTGTGCCTATTGTCGTGGTGATATGCGCCTGGGGCTGGGGGCAGGTGTCCGAAGATCTTGTACGTAGAGTACCCGATCACTGGATTCTAACTTTACTGGCGGGCATCGCGTTGTTCGCGCTCTATCTGTCGTTCGCGCTCGGTCCAGTGGCTGAATCGCTTTTGTTCGGCGGCAATTTTCAAGGCTGGCTGCTCGGTACAACGGGTACGCGCTACGATCAGCGCAATTGTCTGGTGGTGGGCTTTGCGATGGGGTTTGCCGTAGTGCCCATTATTTACACGATCTGCGAAGATGCCCTGTCGAGTGTGCCGCAGCATCTGCGCGCCGGGTCACTCGCGCTTGGCGCAACGCCCTGGCAGACGGCTATCCGCGTGGTGTTGCCCACGGCGAGCCCGGGCATTTTTTCCGCGACTATGATTGGATTTGGCCGCGCTGTGGGCGAGACGATGATTGTGCTGATGGCTACGGGTAATACGCCGATTCTGGATTGGACCATTTTTAATGGCATGCGCACGATGTCGGCCAATATCGCCGTGGAGATTCCCGAAGCGCCCCATGAAGGTACGCTTTATCGCGTGTTGTTTTTGACAGGGGTTTTGCTGGCGGCGATTACTTTTTTGGTGAATACACTGGCAGAAGTGGTGCGGCAGCGTTTGCGCGAGAAGTATAGCAGGATTTGA
- the pstB gene encoding phosphate ABC transporter ATP-binding protein PstB — MAEAELANTRSEAIVPDIQNPIVTISNLSLYYGETQALFDIDMQIPEYQVTALIGPSGCGKSTLLRCMNRLNDLIDSVRTEGAVEIDDDDIYGPGYDVISLRRQVGMVFQKSNPFPKSIYENLVYGLRIAGENRRAVLDEVVERSLQAAALWDEVKDRLDDSALGLSGGQQQRLCIARAIAVEPAVILMDEPCSALDPIATGRIEETIEELKKQYTIVIVTHNMQQASRISDYTAFFYLGRLIEMAETSEMFTNPQLKQTEDYVTGRFG, encoded by the coding sequence ATGGCTGAAGCAGAACTTGCAAATACACGGTCCGAAGCAATTGTTCCAGATATTCAGAATCCCATTGTCACCATATCGAATCTGAGCCTGTATTACGGCGAGACGCAGGCCCTTTTTGACATTGACATGCAGATTCCCGAGTATCAGGTAACGGCTTTGATCGGTCCTTCGGGATGCGGGAAGTCAACGCTGTTGCGGTGCATGAACAGGCTGAACGATTTGATCGATTCGGTGCGTACCGAGGGTGCGGTTGAAATTGACGATGACGACATTTACGGTCCCGGATACGATGTGATTTCGCTGCGCCGCCAGGTCGGGATGGTGTTTCAAAAGTCCAATCCCTTTCCCAAGTCGATCTATGAGAATCTCGTTTACGGTTTGAGAATTGCAGGTGAAAATCGGCGGGCAGTACTCGATGAGGTGGTGGAACGCAGTTTGCAGGCTGCCGCGCTTTGGGATGAAGTAAAAGACCGGCTCGATGACAGTGCTCTGGGTCTTTCAGGAGGACAACAGCAGAGGTTGTGCATTGCGCGTGCAATTGCTGTTGAGCCTGCGGTAATCTTGATGGATGAACCCTGTTCGGCACTGGATCCTATTGCGACGGGGCGTATTGAAGAGACAATTGAAGAGCTCAAAAAGCAATATACGATTGTGATTGTAACACACAATATGCAGCAGGCATCGCGCATTTCGGACTATACGGCGTTTTTCTATTTGGGACGTTTGATTGAGATGGCCGAAACGAGCGAGATGTTTACCAATCCGCAACTCAAACAAACCGAAGATTATGTGACGGGGCGGTTTGGCTAA